The window ACCAAAATACAGGAGGAGCGTATATTGATAAGAAGCCCAACGCCTATTTTATCCGGGGAATCGGTCTGGTGACCTCTTTGGAAGATATTAAAAATATTGCCGTTAAAAACGAAACGGGAAGCGTTCCTATTTTTATCAAAGACGTGGCTGATGTCCGTCTGGGAAGTGCCGTTCGTTATGGAGCATTAACCTACGACGGAAAAGTAGATGCCGTAGGCGGAGTCGTGATGATGCTGAAAGGTGCGAATAGCAATGAGGTGGTAAGCAATATCAAAGCAAAAATCCCCACCATTCAGAAATCTCTTCCGGATGATGTTATTATTGAACCTTTCCTGGACAGAACAGACCTTGTAGACAGAGCCATCAGTACCGTACAGAAAAACCTTATCGAAGGAGCCCTGATTGTTATTTTCGTTCTTGTGATCTTCTTAGGAAACCTGAGAGCCGGGCTTATTGTAGCTTCTGCCATTCCGTTGTCTCTGCTGTTTGCATTAGGAATGATGAATGTTTTTGGGGTAAGTGCCAACCTGATGAGCCTTGGCGCCATAGATTTCGGGTTGATTGTAGATGGTGCCGTAATTATTGTTGAGGCTACCCTCCATCATTTAGGCGTAAGGAAATCTGCCCTTGCCTTAACTCAGTCTGAAATGGATGAAGAAGTTTTTCTTTCTGCATCCAAGATCAGAAGCAGTGCCGCCTTCGGAGAAATTATCATCCTCATTGTATACATTCCGATTCTTACCCTGGCAGGAGTAGAAGGAAAGATGTTTACACCCATGGCAAAAACAGTAGGATTTGCTATCTTGGGAGCCCTGATTTTATCGCTTACCTATATCCCGATGATGAGCGCCCTCTTTTTATCTAAGAAAATTTCCCATAAAGAAACATTCTCGGATAAAATGATGAACCGTTTACAGAAAATATACCAGCCATTATTGCAGAAAGCCATTAAAGTAAAATATATTATTGTTTCTGTAACGGCTGTAGTTTTTCTTATCTCCGCGTTTATTTTTAAAAATATGGGTGGTGAGTTTATTCCTCAGCTGCAGGAAGGAGATTATGCATTTCACTGTATCTTGCCACAGGGAAGCTCGCTCAGCCAGAGTATAGAAACCTCCATGCAGGCCTCAAGATTGATCAAGCAGTTTGATGAGGTGAAAATGGTAGTAGGGAAAACCGGTTCTGCTGAGGTTCCTACCGATCCAATGCCTCCTGAAGCTACCGATATGATTGTGGTATTAAAACCGCAAAGCGAATGGAAAACCAAGAAATCCTATAATGAACTGGCGGATGAAATCAGTGAAAAACTGGAAACGATTCCTGGAGTGTTTTTTGAGAAAAACCAACCTATTCAGATGCGTTTCAATGAGCTCATGACCGGGATCAGGCAGGACGTTGCGGTCAAGATTTTCGGCGAAAATCTGGATTCTCTTGCTGTATATGCAGATAAAGTGGGAAAGGTTATTCAGACTGTTGATGGAGCTACAGCCCCTCAGATCGAAAGAGTAAGTGGTCTTCCGCAGATTAATGTTCAATATGACAGAACAAGAATCGCCAATTATGGATTGAATATCGAAGATGTCAACAATGCAGTAAGTACAGCATTTGCTGGGAAAGCTGCAGGACAGGTTTTTGAAAATGAAAGACGCTTTGATCTGGTAGTTCGTCTGGACAGTCTTCACAGAACGGATATTTCAGATGTGAATAATCTGATGATCACTTCTGCTGCCGGAGCTCAGATTCCACTCTCACAGGTGGCGAATATAAGCTATAAGCTCGGGCCGGCTCAGATCAGCCGTGAGCAGGGAAAACGTAGAATTGTTATTGGCTTCAACGTAAAAGGCCGGGATGTGGAAAGTGTAGTAAAAGATATTCAGGCAAAACTGGATAAAGTGAAACTTCCTTCCGGATACTACTTTACTTACGGCGGGCAGTTTGAAAATCTTCAGGAGGCGAGTCAGCGTCTGATGATTGCTGTTCCTGTATCCTTATTGCTCATTTTTATGCTCCTGTATTTTACTTTCCGTTCATTCAAACAGGCGGCACTCATCTTTACCGCAATTCCTATGAGTGCTATAGGGGGTGTATTTGCGCTTTTAGTGAGAGATATGCCATTCAGTATCAGTGCCGGGATTGGGTTTATTGCCCTTTTTGGAGTGGCAGTGCTGAACGGAATTGTTTTGATAGGAACATTCAACCAGTTAGAAAAAGAAGGTGAAACCGATATTCTGAAAAGAGTCTTTGAAGGAACGAAAACCAGATTAAGACCCGTTTTAATGACCGCCACAGTAGCTTCATTAGGATTTTTACCAATGGCTATTTCCACCGGAGCAGGGGCAGAAGTACAGAAACCTTTGGCAACAGTGGTAATTGGAGGTCTGGTAACTGCAACATTCCTTACCCTTTTCGTTTTGCCGATGCTATATATCATTTTTAACACAAAAATTTTGAAAAGAAAAAATACTAATAAAGGAATGTTTACTGCAATGCTTGCTGTAGGATTCATGATGCTGGGACAGAATTTCAAAGCACAGGCCAGACCTATTTCTGTAGATGAGGCGGTTGAGCAGGCAGTGAATAATAATTTAACCCTCCAGTCAAAAGACTTAAGCATTAAGTCTGCCGAAGCATTAAGACCCACAGCAAAAGAGCTTCCCAAATTAAGCTTTGAAGCCCAGCTCGGGCAATACAACAGTCCGAAGTTTGACCAGTCGTTTGCTATATCGCAGAGTGTTCCTTTTCCCACATTATTTAAGGCCAGAAAAGATCTGATCAATGAGAATATCAAAAGCAAGCAGATTGATAAGGAGGTTACGGCCAATGAATTGATAAAACAGGTTCGCACCTATTATTACCAGATTGAGTATTTGCAGTATAATAAAGCTCAGCTTACCAGTCTGGACAAATATTATGAAGAATTTATAAGAATTGCCACCGTAAGATTCAAAGCAGGTGATATCAAGAAAATTGAAATCAGTACCGCAGAAACCCAGAAAGGAGAAATTGATCTGCTGCTCAGACAGAATGAAGTCTATTTGAATAACGCCTACAAAAATCTAAAGACGCTTATCAATACTTCCGAAGATATTGAAGTTCCTTTTAACAAAGAATACGCACCTTTAAAAGCAGAAAATGTGCTGGATAGTTCCGTTGTTGCGAATAATCCCACTGTAAAAGCTTTTTATCAGGAAATGGAAATTGCTGAAAAGAATAAAAAAGTGGAAAAGTCTCTTGGGCTGCCAGATTTCAGTTTAGGATATACCAACCAGTCCCTTATTGGTCTTCATACCGTCAACGGACAGGAGAATTTTTATAATGCAGGAAAACGTTTTCAGTCGGCAACAGTAGGAGTTGCTATTCCATTGACGTTTGGCGCTACAAAAGCAAGAATTCAGGCATTGGAATATGAAAGACAGGTTGCAGAAACCAATGCAAAAATGCAGCAAAAACAGCTTTCTGCCCAATTGGAAAACGCATTCAGCCAGTATCAGCAGGACTTACAGCAATATGAATATTACACCAATCAGGCACTGCCAAATGCTGAGAAAATTGTAAAAGCCGCTCAATTAGGATATAAAACAGGAGAAATTTCCTATGTAGAGTATCTTTTTGCCCTCCAGACTGCCACGAATATTCAATTAAAATACCTGGAATCTATCCAGCAGGTTAATCAATCTGTCGTTACCATTAATTCAATTATCAATAAATAACATGAAACTAAAACGCAATATCATATATCTTACAGTCACAGCTCTTGCTATTGTAAGCTGCGGAAAACAGGAAAAACCAACGGAAAAAGCTGATGTTAAAACTGAACAGTCCGAAAAAGGCCACGAAGAAAAGCCCCAAACGATAGCATCACTTACGGAAGAGCAGATGAAATCCGTAGGAGTAGCTTTAGGAACTGTGGAAATGAAAGAACTGACATCTACCATAAAAGCCAATGGTTTGCTGAGTGTACCGAACAGCAATAAAGCAACCATCACTTCCCTGTACGGAGGAATCATTAAAACAATCAACATTCAGGTAGGAAGTATTGTAAAAAAAGGACAGGTTATTGCGACCATCGCCAATCCCGAATATATACAGCTTCAGGAAGATTATCTGACTACCAATAGCAGAATAACCTATGCAGAACAGGAATACAGAAGACAGAGAGAACTTTTTGATAATGATGCAGGTGCCAAGAAAAACCTTCAGAGTGCCGATGCTGAGCTGAAAACCTTAAGAACAAAAAGAGCATCTCTTTTGAAGCAGCTTCAGATGATGGGAATAAGTCCGGGTAAAGTCAGCAACGGAAACATGAAATCCGGATTGGTGATTACGGCGCCCATCAGCGGAACAATCAGCAGTATTACGGCACAGATCGGAAGTTATGTGGATATTTCCTCTCCCGTTGCCACAGTGATTGATAATGGCTCTATTCATCTGGACCTGCAGGTATTTGAAAAGGATCTTCCTAAAATGAAGGTAGGGCAGATTGTTCATTTTAAACTGACCAACAATCCGGAAACTGAATATGATGCAAGAATCTACAGCATAGGATCTTCTTTTGAAAACGAAAGCAAAACCATTTCTATGCACTGCGAAGTGATCGGAAATAAATCCGGACTGATTGACGGAATGAATATCACCGGAATTGTAAGCCTGGATAAAAGTACAACCCCCGCTGTCCCTACAGAAGCCATTGTAGAGGCAGACGGCAAATACTTCGTTTTTGTTCAGACTGATAAAAAAACAGAAGAAGAACATGATGAAAAAGGAAAACCGCATCCGAAAACCTTAAACTTTGAAAAAATAGAAGTGGTAAAAGGAACTTCCGATATGGGCTATACGGCTGTAACTCCCGTAGGGAATATTCCAGGCAATGCTGAAATTGTAGTAAAAGGAGCCTTTTTTGTGAATGCGAAGCTGGTGAATTCCGGAGAACACGAACATTAATCAAAGCCGCCGGAACCAGTAAAATGTCGATTATTATCCTTACATTAGAGCTGTTTACGTAATTTTTTATTGAATAAAAGCGGCAGAAAAGAATAAAAAGATCTACCCGAATTTTAATAAATAACCCGATTATGTTATTAAACAAAAAAATCTCAGTCTGGTATTTCATCCGTGAAATTAAAAGCCAAATTCTGTTGATCGGAATATTTGCCATTGCTATTGGTCTTCTGGACGAATTGCCGTGGTTCCGCAAAATATCACTCCCGTTGAATATTCCTGCATTGCTGGGAACAGCAGTATCATTGCTGCTGGCATTCCGTACTTCCCAATCCTACGAAAGATGGTGGGAAGCCAGAACAATCTGGGGCGCTATTGTCAATGATTCCAGAACTCTTATGAGACTGATCATTCAGTTTGTGCCTGCAGGAGATCACAGAACAGTAAAAGATTTTGCAGAAAGACAGATTATCTGGACCTATGCACTTGGAGAATCTTTGAGAAAGCTGCCTTTTTCTGAAAAAGTTCAGCAGTATTTGGATCAGCATCAGATCAAAGCAGCCAATATTCCCAACGCAATTCTGGACGAACACTCCAGACAGGTGAAAAGAATTGCAGCTTCCAGAGAGCTGACTGATTTTCAGCAGATGCAGCTTAATGATATCATTACAAGACTCTGCGACAGTATGGGAAAATGTGAAAGACTCAAGAATACGGTTTTCCCACGTTCTTACAGTGTTTTAGTTCATGTTTTGATCTATGTTTTTGCAGCCATACTTCCTTTTGGACTTGATGATTCTCAGTTGCTGGTAGAAATTGCCATCACTTTCCTGGTTCCGGTGACATTCATTGCGATTGAAAAAACATCCATCATTATGCAGGATCCATTTGAAAACGGTCCTGTAGATACTCCAATGACTTCGCTGGCACAGACTATAGAAATCAATATCAGACAGATGACCGGGGAGCAGAATGTTCCCCCTAAAAAAGGAAATACATCTTATTATGAAATGTAATTAAACCATAAACCCTATGGAAAATACACCAACACAAACCGTTTCTGCAGGAAGCAGACATAAAAAGAACCTCCTGATTGTTCTCTGCCTTAGCGGAACCTATCTTATTGCCGAGGTAATAGGCGGTATAGTGACCAACAGCCTTGCTTTACTAGCCGATGCAGCCCATATGCTTACCGATGTGGTAGGATTATTGTTGGCATTTATTGCCATCAAAATAGGAGAAAGAAAAGCAGACCCTTCCAGAACATACGGGTATTACCGTACAGAAATATTAGCAGCCGTAATTAATGCAGTGGTTTTACTGGCCATTTCGGTCTATGTTTTGTCCGAGGCCTACCAGCGTTTTCAGAATCCGCCTGAAGTACAAAGTAAATCCATGCTGATTGTAGCAGGAATAGGATTGGTCGTCAACGTGGTAGGAATGATGATTCTGAGAAAAGACTCCGAAGGCAGCTTAAATATGAAAGGAGCCTATTTTGAAGTCCTTTCAGATATGTTGACCTCAGTGGGAGTCATGATAGCGGGAGTGATTATGCTCACAACAGGCTGGTACTACGCCGATCCGTTGATCTCAGCCGCAATCGGGCTTTTGATCTTCCCGAGAACATGGAGACTGCTGAAAGAAGCCATTAATGTTTTACTCGAAGGAACACCTAAGGATGTAGATATTCATGAACTTCGTAAATCCCTTGAACAGACTCCGGGGGTGATAAATATTCATGATCTGCATGTATGGTCACTGACATCCAGCGTTAATGCGATGAGTACGCATGTGGTAAAAGAGACAGGATATTCTCAAAATGAATTGTTAGCTGCATTAACAAATACCACGATTACTAATTTTAAAATCAGTCATACCACTTTTCAGATTGAAGAGGAAGGCTATGAAGAAAATGAAGTTCATCTGTAAAATTTTAAAAGCGAACAATGAAAAAAGATATAGAACACAAACTCATTGATAAAAATACCAAGCCTACCAGTATGAGAATCTTGGTATATGATTTCTTAAGCTCTCAGGAAGCAGCTTTATCCCTTTCTGAAATAGAAAATCATTTTGACAATGCAGACAGAATTACCATCTACAGAACACTGAAAACCTTTGAAGAAAAAGGAATTGTTCACAGCATTCAGGAAAATACAACCACAAAATATAAATTATGTGAAGACGATTGTGATGAAAAAACACATAAAGACTGGCACCTTCATTTCTACTGTAAAATATGCAAGCAGACCACCTGTAAGGAAGATATTTCCTTCCCGGAAAACATTCAGACCCATTTCAGGATTGACGAAATACGGCTGTTTGCCAAAGGAATCTGCGAAAATTGTCTTGAAAGTTTGCAATAGTATTGCATCAGTCTCATCTTTACATTTGTTAAAAAAAGTAAGTTATGGAAAAATGCTGTAGTACAAACCCCCAAAAGCCAGATACAAAAGGGCACCAACATAATCACGCAGAAGGAGACGGACATGACCATGACGGGCATGATCACTCTCACGACTCCGGAGACCAGACGGTCTTCCAGATGTTTCTTCCGGCTATTATATCCTTTATCATCTTATTATTGGGAATTGCCTTTGACAATTACATAAAACCCGTGTGGTTTACAGGCTGGGTACGTCTGGTGTGGTTCCTGGCTGCCTATATCCCGGTAGGATTTCCGGTGTTGGAGGATGCGTATAAAAGTATTATCAAAGGAGATGTATTCTCAGAATTCTTTCTGATGAGTATAGCAACAATCGGCGCTTTTGCCATCGGAGAATATCCTGAAGGAGTAGCCGTGATGCTGTTTTATGCCGTAGGAGAAGTATTCCAGTCTATGGCCGTTACCAGAGCTAAAGGAAATATAAAAGCATTATTGGATCAGCGTCCTGATGAGGTAACGGTTATGGAAAATAATCAGCCAAAGACAATGAAAGCCAAAGAAGCTAAAATTGGAGACATCATTCAGCTGAAACCCGGAGAAAAGCTGGCGCTGGATGGAGAACTTCTTTCAGATTCAGCTTCATTCAATACCGCAGCTTTAACGGGAGAAAGTAAACCTGATACCAAAAATAAAGGCGAAGCAGTTCTTGCAGGGATGATTAATATGAACAGTATTGCTTTAGTAAAAGTAAATACAGCCTATGAAGACAGCAAGCTGAGTAAAATTCTCGAATTGGTTCAGAATGCTACGGCTCAAAAAGCACCTACAGAATTATTCATCAGAAAATTTGCAAAAGTATATACTCCCATCGTTGTATTTCTTGCCATAGGAATCTGTTTACTGCCTTATTTCTTCGTGAGCGATTATCAGTTCAGAGACTGGCTGTACAGAGCATTGATATTCCTTGTGATTTCCTGCCCCTGTGCTTTGGTAATTTCCATTCCGCTTGGATATTTCGGAGGAATTGGCGCGGCTAGCCGAAACGGAATTTTATTCAAAGGAAGTAATTTCCTGGACAGTATTGCAGAGATTCAGAATGTGGTAATGGATAAAACGGGAACCATGACAGAAGGCGTATTCAAAGTTCAGGAAGTAAGCATGGCTTCAGAATTTAATAAAGAGGAAATCCTTCAGATGGTGAATGCCCTCGAAAGCAAAAGTACCCACCCGGTGGCAACCGCTATTCACAATTATGTAGGAGATATCAATCACAACATTCCTTTGGAAAATGTTGAAGAAATTGCCGGCCATGGACTGAAAGCCATTATCAACGGAAAAGAACTTCTGGTAGGAAACTTTAAGCTGATGGATAAGTTTAATATCAGCTATGATCTTAACCCTGCCAATATTGTGTATACAGTAATTGCAGTCGCTTATGATAAAAAATTTGCAGGCTACATCACCATTGCAGACAGCATAAAAGAAGATGCTAAAGAAACGGTTGACAATCTGCACAAAATGAATGTAAAAGCTACAATGCTGAGCGGTGATAAAAGTACCGTTGTAAAATATGTAGCAGATCAGCTGGGTATTGACCATGCATTCGGTGATTTGCTGCCGGAAGATAAAGTCAATAAGGTTAAAGAAATAAAATCCCGAAATCAAACTGTAGCTTTCGTAGGAGACGGAGTAAATGATGCCCCTGTAGTAGCCTTAAGTGATGTAGGAATTGCAATGGGAGGCTTAGGAAGTGATGCAACCATTGAAACAGCTGATGTTGTGATTCAGGATGACAAGCCAAGCAAAATACCAATGGCTATCAACATCGGAAAGCAAACGAAAAAGATCGTTTGGCAAAATATAGTTCTTGCCTTCGCGGTAAAAGCTGTGGTGCTGATTCTGGGAGCAGGAGGACTTGCAACGATGTGGGAAGCCGTATTTGCCGATGTAGGCGTTGCATTGCTGGCAATTTTAAATGCAGTGAGAATCCAAAGAATGAAATTTTAAAAAGCAAATAATAAACACAACTCAATTATATTGAATAAAAGCTCTGCTGAATTTCAGCAGGGCTTTTGTTTTACATTACACGTCATGCAGCCATTCTGTATAAATCTATATTATGCAGCTGAGACTCCTACGGATTGACAAAGGGACTGTCTTTACTTTCTGTATAAATTATGACAGATCATTAGACAATTACAACAACTATAAAACTAATACACACAGCTTGTCATTTCGTAGGAATCTCTACAAAAACAAATTAAAGAGAAATCAAATCACTATTGTAATTTTATCGGAGATAAACTCTTTGCGCCTTAAAACAGTAAGCTTTGAAAAAAACTTGCGGCTTTGCGATTTCCAACAAAACAAGACATTTTAAAAAACAAAAAGCTCTGCTAAAGACATTAGCAAAGCTTTTATTAACAAGATTAAACTTTTATATAAAGAACTAAGTTTTGATTAGGTCTCAATTTTCAATCAAAGTTCGGGATAAAATGATTCCGTTGATAGGCACAGTTTTGAGTTTTTTGTGGGTAACAGTACTCAGTCGTAATGACATTCATCATAAATACATTATAAAACAGTTTTGAAGTAGTATATTTGTAACAGAGAAAAAACCGTTGAAGGTATTCATTTCCATATTCATCATTTTTACCGTTGCATTACGTCCTGTTTTGCCATTGGTAAACTATGCAGTGAACTATGATTATATTGTGAAAAACCTTTGTGAGAACAGAAACGTACCACAATCTACGTGTAAAGGAAAATGCTATGTGGAAAAAGAACTGGCAAAAACAGAAAAGCAGACCAATAGCTCTCCAACAGTAAAAATTGCAGGATTAGATGTTTTTATTTCTCATGACATTCTTTCTTTCTTATCGCATGTGAGCACGGAATCGCTTTCTGAAATTCCAGATTCCAGTTACTTAAATTCTCACTCTTCAGAATACTTTTCAAGGATATTCCATCCTCCTCTGGCTTAGCCTTTATTGTAAACTATGTTTTTAGTTTATAGGGTAAATGTGTTTAAAAGCTTTTACCAATAAGTCATTAAAGATACACTGTGCAATGAAAACAAATAATTGTAATCAATTAAGAATGCACTGAGAAATTCTATGCTTTTTCAGTCCTGTATACTGTATCATAACTTTATTTAACATTATTAATTTCAATTTAACATTAAAATGAAATCTCCTATTATTTTGACTGCCCTGCTGTCAATATCATTACTGTCGTGTGCCAAAGAAACCCCACAGGTAAAGCATGCAAGCCATATGGACTCTTCCGGAAAAAATATGGAAAACGTAAAGGTGGTGAATGAAATAGATCCCGTCTGTCATATGAAAACCGCCGGATCTGTTAAAGATACAGCGGTGTATAAAAATAAAACGTACGGTTTTTGCAGTGTCTTCTGCAAAGGTGAATTTAAAAAAAGCCCTGAGCAATATGCCCAAAAATAAGAAGACCAATAATAAAAGTAAAGTGATCATACCTATTGCGGTATTTGCATTGCTTTTTCTGGGAATCGGGGTAGGAATGGGGTATTTTAAAAAGAACCTCTATACCGTAATGAAAGTTCCGGATTTTGAGCTTACCGATCAGAACGGTAAAAAAATCACCAATAAGGATATGCTGGGAAAAGTTTATCTCGTAGAGTTTTTCTTCAGCAAATGTCCCACCATATGTCCGGTGATGAATACCAATATGAAGGCTATTCAGAACCAGGTTAATGATCCCGGTTTCGGGATCATCTCCATCAGTATTGATCCGGAAAATGATACTCCTTCAGCCCTGAAAGAACATGCTGAGAGAATAGGGGCAAAGTCCCCAAACTGGCATTTCCTGACCGGAGACCGCACCTATATTGGTGATCTTGCAGATCAGTTTAATATCTACGTTGGGGATAAGGAAGATGAGGGAGAAAGCCTGAATCACAGCGGAATGATTGCCCTGGTAGATCAGGAGGGAAATATCCGTTGCAGGTATAATAAAGAAAATATGCCCATTCTCTATTATTCAGGATTAAACTATGAAGATCCGGAAGGGAAAAACCCAAGGCTAAACGGAAAATACCACCCGGACAGAGAAATCCTGATTGAGGATATTAAGAAATTATTGAAATAGGGAAGTGGGAAGCTGGATGTTTGAAGCAGGAAGTTATTCCAGACGATGAAGTACCGGCGATTGTTGAGATAGCTATAAAAGTAAATGAGAGTTAAAGAAGTTATGTTATGACATTAATGACTTCCAGCCTCCATCTCCCATCTTCCGCCTGATAGAAAACATTGTTCAACCATAAACAAAAACGTTATGAAGATTATGAAAATAGCTGCCTTAAGCGCAGTTTTCGCGGCTCAGTTTGCATTGGCTCAGTTTAAGCAGACACCTCTGCCTTATGCTTATAATGCTCTGGAAGGGAATATTGATGCCCAGACCATGGAAATTCATTATTCAAAACATGCGGCAGCGTATGTAGCCAACCTGAATAAAGCAATTGCAGGAACTCCACAGGAAAAAGAAACCTTGTTTCAGATTCTTTCCAATGTTTCAAAACTGCCTGCCGCAGTGAGAAATAATGCAGGAGGACATTACAACCACGAGCTGTTCTGGACTGTTCTTACGCCTCAGAAAAATACACAGCCTTCAGCAAAATTAGCAAAAGCGATTACTGAAACTTTCGGAAGCATGGATGCTTTTAAAGAAAAGATTGCGAAAGCCGGAGCAGACCGTTTCGGATCAGGATGGGCCTGGCTTTCTGTGGATAAAAGCGGAAAACTGTTCGTTTCTTCTACTCCCAATCAGGACAATCCTCTGATGGATGTAGTAGAAGAAAAAGGGACACCTATCTTCGGAATTGATGTCTGGGAACACGCTTATTATTTAAAATATCAGAATAAAAGAGCAGATTATCTCAGCGCTATCTGGAACGTTACCA of the Chryseobacterium aureum genome contains:
- a CDS encoding SCO family protein, which translates into the protein MPKNKKTNNKSKVIIPIAVFALLFLGIGVGMGYFKKNLYTVMKVPDFELTDQNGKKITNKDMLGKVYLVEFFFSKCPTICPVMNTNMKAIQNQVNDPGFGIISISIDPENDTPSALKEHAERIGAKSPNWHFLTGDRTYIGDLADQFNIYVGDKEDEGESLNHSGMIALVDQEGNIRCRYNKENMPILYYSGLNYEDPEGKNPRLNGKYHPDREILIEDIKKLLK
- a CDS encoding superoxide dismutase, which produces MKIMKIAALSAVFAAQFALAQFKQTPLPYAYNALEGNIDAQTMEIHYSKHAAAYVANLNKAIAGTPQEKETLFQILSNVSKLPAAVRNNAGGHYNHELFWTVLTPQKNTQPSAKLAKAITETFGSMDAFKEKIAKAGADRFGSGWAWLSVDKSGKLFVSSTPNQDNPLMDVVEEKGTPIFGIDVWEHAYYLKYQNKRADYLSAIWNVTNWKEISRRYDEAVSKK